The genomic stretch tgaatgagtaTATGAATGAACCAGACTGTTTCTCTAAAGTCCAGTGGTGGGctggaaaatatttaacaattggcTGTCTGCGGGAGGGGAGAGTCTTGATTTGTGGCATTTGCCCATctctgtggtgtaaatattcccactgTGGTCAGTTTCAGGCTGTCAACATGATGTCAACTGGCTCCTCATACTCCTGAAAACTTAACAGCTGACTCTGATATAAtccagctccagcacaccactgcatGAATTTCCATTGAAGGAGATATCCCCTAGATGCTTGGAATATGAGGGGggtggaggaaaggaagtggTCTCACGAACTCTGTCCTCAGCCCCAAGCTGCAGTAGGAGGAACTTTGGGTGTTCTCAGAGCATTTCAAGAATAACCAAGAATTCCTGTTCAAAAACTCCTGTGTTGGCTTAACAGGCTTCTGAATGTAGTGCTGTGGTCCACAGAGAAGGCTGGAGAAGGTAGCAAGGAGATGGTGTATCAAGCTACTACAGCCTTAAAACAAAGTTGGTGTCTCTTTGGACTTTAAAATTGTTCGTGtgcagcttattttatttattttttatttattattatttttattttatttatttatttttggcagtgtcgggtcttcgttgctaagcgtgggctttctccagtcgcagcgagcgggggctactcttcgttgcggtgcgtggacttctcattgcggtggcttctcttgttgtggagcatgggctctaggcatgagggcttcagtaggtgcggcgtgcaggctcagtagttgtggcacacaggcttagttgctccgtggcatgtgggatcttcccggaccagggctcgaacccgtgtccccagcattggcaggcggattcttaaccactgcaccaccagggaagtccccccagccTCTTTTAGATGCAATCACATCTATGGCCCTTTGCTGGGCTGGGTGCTGGCATTCAGCCTGCTTATCACATCAGTGAGTAAATTGGATGGCTAACCACAGTCACCACTGGTCTGGCCTCTTCATGAATCTTGATAATGAACCAACCCTGTGTTGTCCAGGGTTTTGAGAAACAGGCAAAACTCACATCCACAGTCTGTTCATCTGTTCCCTTGGCCCTAGGTCTAACCCCCTGCTTCACCACCAACTAGGcacgtggccttgggcaaattcctatacctctctgagcctcagttccctcatggGCAAAATGAAGATAACTGTCATGGCTCCTCATAAGGCTATTTCAAGGATGAAGTGGGAGAGTGTATTTATAGAGCCTCATGCAGTGTCTTGCTCCTTTAAGTCTGCCATAAGTGTTAGCTGCTCTTACTACCATTGTATCAACACAGAGAGGAGGCTGCCGCTTCAGACCTCGTGCTCACTGCAAATCACCCCCAGAGAGAGCTTTTTCACAGAATCTCTTAATCCCCAGAAAGAGTTTTGAATGTTGCCCAAGTTCTTTTATTATATGAACACGTTTCATTCCCTTTATGCAGAGCCCATAGAGGAGAGAGGCCAGGTGACAAGCAGCGTGTTCTGTGAGTCAGCCTCCTAGACAAGTCCCCGTGGGGGTGTATGGGAAGAACCATTGGTTTTTCCTCCAAGAAAATCCAAGCAGGTAGCCTACTTCAGTACCCAATAAAAATCCACCTTGCTTGGATGTTTTATCTTCCTGATTAGCTCTGGGGATGTCATGGGTTTGGTTCCCTGGCTAGGGACTGGAATTggttttggtggggggggggtcttcaAATTCAGCACAGTTTACATAAAACAGCCACAGTCTAGAACCAACCAGGCTAGCTGTATCAGCCAGGAGTCTTTTGATGGTAAGTGACGGAAACTCAAATCATACTAGTTGAAACAGAAAAGGAATTCCTGGTCCACGAAACTAAAAATCTCAAGCCCCCTGGGATCCAGAGCTAAACTTAATGTCTTCTTCTCCTCCCTGGGCTTTGCTTCTGTTTGGGTTCTGCTTTCAACTAAATCCTCTCCAGAATCAGCAACCTAAGCAGACGGAGACTGTTGCCCAGTCATTCTGCAAAACCACCAGGTAGGTCTCTCATTGGACTAAACTGGATCACGTGCCCAGGTCTGAGCCAGTCAGTGTGGCCGAAGGGAAGGAATGTGCTGATTGGCTGAGCTGAGTCATGTGCCTCTCCCAGCAGGacgtggggggggggtggggtcagCCACATCATAGATAAGGGCCCTCcttcttcccagctgtgtgactgctGGCCAGTCACCTGCTTCCATAAATGGGCTGTTttataaacagcaaggtcctactgtatagcacagggaactatattcaatatcctgtagatggaaaagaatatgaaatatatatatatatatgtataactgagccactctgctgtatagcagtaattaacacaacattgtaattcaactatacttcaataaaataataaatttttaaaaaatgggctgtTTTGAGATCACGGAAGGAAAGCATCCAGCGTAGGGTATCACCCAAAGCAGGAGGTCAGTTATTGTCTCCTCCTTCTGCTCTAAGTCATATTGTCTCCCTGAACCTCaggcttctcatctgtaaaatggagctaatcaTTGCAAATGCCCTTGCTTGCTTAGTGCTGGGGATAAAACATGATGAGACAGGTGGGGTCCTTGCCATATAGGCGTAGTGTCTAGTgcaggagacagataataaacacatGGACCAGGgaataaattaacataaaatggCTTCAAATAGTAGTAGGtgtaacaaaggaaataaaacaggggCGTGTAATAAAAGGAGGTGGGGACCACTTTCAGTGGAGTGGTTGAAGGGCTATAAAAATAACAGTCAATGCTTACAGAACAGGTGCTGTGTGCCAGACCCTGTCCTGAGGTCTTTACATGTTTCaacccatttaatcttcacaacagacCCATGAGGCAGGTACTGTTATTATACTCCTcacttttcaaatgaggaaaccgaggcacagagaggttaggtaagtTACCAAAGTTTGCACAGTAACTGGTtgatctgggatttgaacccaggcagtttcTATTCTTTTAGAATGATGCTACACCGAGGGTAATTCCAGTATAACGTGAGTGTGCCAAGACCAGAGGCCACGGCAGACCAGGGGAAAAGTTCCTAGCCTGTTTCTTGGGTTCAGAGTTCTGCTATCCTCCACTGCCTACAGTAGGAACTCAACACGTGAGAACTAAGATTACCATGTAGAATTAATAACACTAATAATGTTGACAGGTCATTTTTTCCATCAAGAGCAAATATGTACCCAGGTGCAAGAGATCTTTTCGACTCAGAAGTGCTTTGttgcaaaggaaaagcaaacccAGAAAAATGCCAAGACGTTCACGCCAAGGCTAACTGTGTGAATGATCCATTATTGCACTGTTCAAAGAATAGCTCGATGGGAAAAGCAGCCTTCCAAAGTGCTTGCGAGGTCAGGAAGCCCCGGGGTGGTTAGCGAAGTAACAGTCCTTCTCTTAAAGAGAGCAGAGAAGTATTATTCTCCAGAAACATCAGAAGCtctggagaaagaaggaagtcTCAGGAACCAtttcccaaaggggaaagtgtCACTATCTTTATTTTCAAACCTTGTCAATATGACTTGGAGACTCCAAGAAATGCTCAGAGATATTCAGTCCTATTATGCCTGGTAaggaagtggatttttaaaatttttgtaaattttcgAGTCTATTGTCACTAGAACATAGCTTCCTTGAGGACGGGGCTGCATGTTAGTTATCTTCCTGATCTCCAACATTATTAGTATTGTTAACTCTAGACGGTAATCTTAGCTCTCACGTCTTGAGCTCCTACTGTAAACAGTGTAGTGGACTGAAAGGTATCACCCCCCAAAAGATGTATCCACGTCCTAACCCTCGGTACCTGTGAATGGGACCTCATTTGGGAAAAGTACCTTCGCAGGTGTAATTGAGTTAAGGCTTTCGAGATGAGATCATTGTGGATTAACCTAAATCCTGTGACAAGTGTCCTCGTAAAAAAAGGAGAAtcacagaggagagaaaagaaggtcATAAGAAGATGGAGGTGGACAGAGGGATGCTATCCCGagccaaggaacgccaaggaTTGCCGGCAActgccagaagctggaaaaggcaaggaaggattctcccctggagtctCTGAAGAGAGCgcggtcctgctgacaccttgattttggacttagggcctccagaaccgtgagagaatAAATGCCTCCTGCTATTAAGACACctagtttgtagtaatttgttatgtcAGCTCTAGGAAATTAAAACAACTATCTCATCTATAGAGGTGCACCCCCCCCTCACCGCCCAccccgtttttcttttttttattttttttttattttttattttttttccgttTTTCTGCATCATCACACTCATGTCCTTTGTGACACTCGGTCTGTAATTATCCCCTTTATTTCCTGCTAGGCTGTCTCCTGTACTGCACTGTGAtccccatgagggcagagaccttgTTCCCTGCAGCATCCCCAGGTTCTGTGGGGCCCATAGACATTTGTTTCTGAGTGAGATGTGACTGGAGGTGGGGACATTTCCAAGAAGAACAGAACTCAGAATCAATATTTATGTTCCCAGACAGCAGTcctgaaaatcagaaaataaaaaagaccaaGGCACATACCAAAAAACACCAATATATACTAAACCAAATTTCAGCAGGAGATCTTACAACTTTCCCAGGGGGTGTCCTGTTCTTGCCCAGACATTTAATTGAACATGTACGAGAACTCAGCAGCAGCGTTGTCTGGGAACCTCACACGTGGGACTGCTGGGCCAAACCAGCTCCGggaaacacagacatagagaatggacttgaggacaggggggagggggaagggtaagctgggatgaagtgagagagtggcatgggcatatatatactaccagatgtaaaatggatggctagtgggaagcagccgcatagcacagggagatcagctcggtgctttttgtccacctagaggggtgggatagggaggatgggagggagacgcaagagggatgagatatggggatatatgtatacgtatagccgatacactttgttataaagtagaaactaacacaccattgtaaagcaattatactccaataaagatgttaaaaataaataaataaataaataaataaataaataaataaagtcattgGGTCTCACCCGGGATGAGCTCATCTGGAGACCCTGGACTTCGTTGCATCGGCAACGACTCTTGTCCCTAAttaggtcacattcacaggttcctgCTGGATGTGAACTTGGGAGCCGCCTTTCAACCCACTACGCCCTCTGCTGTTCACTCTCAATATAGTGGCCAGAGCGACCTTTAGGAACTGAAGTTAAATTCTATGTTTCTTCCGCCCCAAACTGTCTGGTGGCCTCCATCTCATTCAGAGAGAAGTTCAAAATCTTCCCGATGGCTCAGGAGCCCCACGTGAGCTGCTGCTAactctgccttcctcctccacTCCCTTCTCCTCCCTAACTCCCCGCTGCCCTCCACGGCTgtccccagcctcagccccagcaGGCACACGCCCTCCCATCTAAGACTCCGCCCCCGCTCCTCTCTGCGGTCCCTCCCTTCTGGCCCTTCCTTTCGCACAGCTGCCTCCCTCGCCTCCCTCAGGTCTTTGCTCCAATGTCACTTCTTCAGTGGAGCCACTGCTCCGGCCCCTCCTCTGCTTTATTCACGCCCCTCCCCCGGAGTTTGTCACCACCTCTCAACTTTGTCACTTATTTGTTCACTTGCTTGACTCCATACAGCCCGACGAGGGCAGGAGTCCTGGTGGATTTGCCGTTGATTCCGCTGTGCTggggacagagcctggcacaaagCATGCACTCAGTACACATGTGCTGAGCGAATAAGCGAATGAACAAGAAGGATACTTGCCTCGCAGGGTGTGTGAGAATTACTTGAGCTGATACTCATACAGCACAAAGTCTGGCATAGCTGAGCCTCAGTAACTGTtgctattaataatattattatcatcattattattagcaGCAGTGGTGTCGATTTTTTCCCCCAGCGTTTGGGTGCTGGCCCACAggaggtgctcagtgaatgtttgttgaTTAACAGAAGGATGTTAGTAACCTGCTGTCCTCCTGTCTCCCCTAAGCCATGCATGGGACGTTTGTGATTCTGCTGCCTCTCAGCCTGATCCTGATGGTTTTGGGGGGGATGACAGGGTTTCTGAGCTTCCTCCTGCgagcctccctcctcctcctgctcacGGGGACCCTCTTCCTCTTTGGAGGTAGGTGCCCACCCTGCACGGGGCCCGGGTTCCAGGAGGGGCTGTGCACGATCCCCCAGAAGGGAAGGGTTGGGGGGTCCCATCGCTTCTGGGGCTTGGTTTCCCCCTCCTGTGATCTCCTAGCTGGAAGGGATCAGTAGTTTCCCACCCAGGGTCCCTGGGTCTGTGTTCCCAAGAGAGAAGCATAGGGGTGAGAGCAGATTCTGAGAATTGCTTTCATTACTTCACAAAAGAAGCGTGTTGTGAGAGCGTCAGCGTTAGGGCCATGGGCTGGAGGGAGACCCTCACTCTGGCCACCCTCAGTCTTTCATGTGCACTTGCCATCCTGACAGGCGTTGCTTTGATTGATTAAAGCCAAAATCACAGCTGGTTGTTTTATGGCCTCCCTGCTTCTGGTGCATTTGAAATGGaccttaaaaaagaacaagaacagTAATGACACACACACTCAGAATCCATGGAGGGAAATAAAGTAATGCCTGGAGGTGAGAATACGGTGAGGCTCTGATCCCCTCCACCCacctgctattattattaatattggcATGAATAGTTTGTCCAGTGACTAATCCTCCAAACAGCACCTTCTAGGAGAACTCTCCTGATGGAGAAATTCTCTAATTTGCCACGAAACAGGCAACAAGCACTTGGCATGTGGCAGGTGCCAACGTGGAGCTGAGATGttcatttaaattaatataagTTTAAAGAGCCATGTGGGGCCAGTGGCTATGGGACTGGACAGTGCGTTCTCATAACGTGTGGATGGAGCACTGCCGTGTGCAGGGTGCTGTTCTGGGTGCTGGGCATCCAGGGTGGACCCTCTGGAGCTCACATTGGGGCAGACAGGCATTAGATAAGTCGTTTTACAAACAAATTCTGACCTGGGCAGTGATGGAGGGCCATGTGATGCTGTGCAACCCCATGGTGGGTTTGACTGGCTCGGGGGGAGGTCCAGGAATTGCCAGGAGCTGAGATGCGGGGATAGGCAGGAGTTACCAgtggcaggaagggaggggaagggaggagggagcacGGGGCAGAGGGACCAGCAGTGGGAAGGAGGGGCAGTGCCCGGGGATGGGGGTCTGATCTGCTCTCCTTTGCAACCCCTTCAGCCTTGGTGACCCTCGCGGGCATCAGCGTCTACATCGCGTATTCAGCCGCCGCCTTCCGGGAGGCGCTGTGTCTCCTGGAGGAGAAGGCCCTGCTGGACCAGGTGGACATCCGCTTCGGCTGGTCCCTGGCCCTGGGCTGGATCAGCTTCATCGCCGAGCTGCTCACCGGGGCGGCCTTCCTGGCAGCAGCCCGCGTGCTCAGCCTGAGACGGAGGCAGGACCAGGCCATCTGAGCCCCGATGCCTGGtcgtggtgggagggaggggcttgGCCTGGGGGCCTCATGGACCCATCTCGGTGGGCTGCGGCTTCCTCTTCCTCAAAGACCACCGCCTGGGAGCCGCTGTGGACTGGGCTGCAGCCCTGGCTGTCATCTCAGTGCTGCCTGGCACGGTGTGTGCTCTGTCCAGGCACGTGTGTCTCGTGTGGGCTGGAGGAGGCTGAGTGCCAAGCccatgaaaaaacaaaagcacccCCTTCATCATGTACAGAACTTACTGATTGCAACCTCCGTGAGTCTCCTCTGGCTTCACTTCACCCTCACTCCTGCCCTTTGGATGGGTTTCTCTTCTTTGTTAAGGAAATGGAGgaccagagaggttaggtaagtGTTGCAAAAACACACAGCAAGCTAGAGGCATGTTCTCCTTTATCACAGCTTTTCAGAGCAGGTTCATGCCGGCTGGCTGCGACGTGGGTCCTGTGTGTGGGGGATGCTGCGTCTCAGACACCGGGCTTCACGCTCCCCGTGACCTGGAACCAGGCAGGAGGCACCGTGGGAAATCggagggaagacagcagagatCTGGGCTTCGCAGCAACCAGGAGGTGGGCGTGTCCTCCCTGACCCTAGCCGGGCTCGTGCTCACCTGGTCTAGAGTCCTGAGCCTCAAGCAGAAAAGGCTCCGTTAATGCAATGATTCTCCGTGGTCAGCGAGTCGCTTTTGAAACGTAACACAGAGTCATCCCAGAGATGAAAGCCCCTCTTGGACGTTCCGGTGGTCAGTGGTCCCATTCATGTGCCACTGCACAGATGCCAGGAGGTCCTCAcgggaggagaggaaggatcaGCAAGCCCACAGTCAGCAGGAAGGGCAAGAAGCAAACCTGTGATGCCCAAGAAGCACTCATCGGCAAGCTCACCGTGGAGCAGAAAATTACCCGCACTCACAGTTAGTGGGAAACAGTGATCCTCCAAACACAACGAGCACCTCCTGGACCATCGGCTTTGCATTTCGCCTTCACTCCAAACGCTAAATGTGAGCTCAGGGCACCCCAAGCCTCTGATAGAAATAGTTTCCACATCAAAGTGTTGATGGAGCCCAGTTCCCAGGTGCAACATCCAAGGCCAGTGAGATTTAAACACGCTGGGAAACACATAACCAGTGGCATCTGCTAAGTCCTCCGACATCCCCTGAATAAGGCCTATGCATGGGGACCAGCAGATCTCAACCCTAACACCCCATTGCAGTCACCCGGGGAATTTAAAAAATGCCCAGGTGTCACCTCAGGCCATGAAATCACAGTCTCTGGGGTTGGGGGCCCAAGCACCATTAGCTTCCAGAACTGCTCCGGTTTTTCCCAAAGTACAGCCTGGGTTGAGATAAGCACCAGTCTGGCTTAGAACCCGGACAGATGCCTGTGTGTAACTATAAAACACAGGTGGGATTTCCTGTGGTGATGGTCTCAGCTCCATAAGAGGCTGCATTTgggggaacaacaacaacaacaaaaccttaaGAAGGAGAGTGGCCTGGCGTTTGGTTCATACTAGCGCGTCTTAAATTCCTGGAGATCTTATGAAAACGCAgcctctgattcagtaggttgggTGTGGGGCTGGCGATCCTGCATCTCTAACCAGCTTTCATTGGGAGGATTTACACAGCGTAAACACACACGGTCTCCTTGAAAGCAGCAGGGATTGTGACTCACTTCTGCACTAGCATAGGAGGTCTGTACTGTCACAGGCTGGGTCCTGGTGACATATTGCAGCCCTTCTTCTGTGAAATAATGACACCCCATAGCAGTTGTGTGGCCAGAGGAAGATGTTTTCTTGGCGCGGCTACAGCGGGTCTGGGTGAGGGGTGCACCTATCTCCTCAGCCCTGTTGGTATTGAGCCCTCTTCAGAGAAGGCTTGGCTCCTTTGGGGTGAAAATCACTCCAGTTTTTGACACAGGGATTTTATCGTGTGGGGTGGAGGTTTGGTCTAGAATATGGAGTTGAAAGTTTCCCACGGAGTTGGTCAATTCATAGGGTGATCTTTGGGGACTAATCGTAACACTTCGTCCCTCCCGCAGAAAATTCCATCCCTCTTTTATCCTGATATTTTGGCCCATGGGGATGGGGGCCCCAAAGTGGCTGCATGGCCAAACCCATCTGGCCAGAGTCTCTGAGTCAGTGGGTCTGGGTGGGGTCCCACAATTCTCAGTTCTAACCAGTTCCCAGGTGACGGAGACGCTCCTGGTCTGGGATCACCCTTTGTATCACACTGACCTGGGAGTTTGTTAAGTGGCAGGGCTGGTTATCACCTtcctgcatattagaatcacgaGGGCATCTTAAAACCCCTGATGCCGGGGCCGAATCCCTGCTCTGATCATCTCTAGGGAGGGAGTCCAGGCACCGATAATTTTTAAGCCCTCTTCAGATGATTCCAACATCAGCTAAGGTTTAGGACCTGTTCCCGGAAGATGCTGAGTCATGAGATGTGGGGAGGGACTGGGGAGCCTCAGGTTTAAGAAACTgcccaaggggcttccctgatggtccagtggtaaagaatctgccttccaatgcagggacgtgggttcgatccctggtcagggaactaagattccacgtgccgcggggcaactaagcccacacgccacaactactgagctcgcgcacctcaactagagagcctgcgtgccgcaaactatagagcccacgcaccacaactagagagagaaaaccagcacgccacaactagagagaagcctgcaagccacaatgaAGGatcccgtgtaccacaactaagatctgacacagccaaaaaataaataaattaactaattaaataaattcaaaaaaaaaaagaaaagaaaagaaactgcctGGGCAGGGCTGATGGTTCAAGAGGTTTGGAGACCACTGGTGTGGACCATGAGAACACCATTATCAACCGTATGATGTCATCATCCTCACCGTGACCTCACCCCACCATGACACCCTTACTCTCACCATGACATCATCCTCCTGACCATGACATCATTACCTTAACTATgacatcctcctcctcatcataaCATGACCATCGCCATGATGTCATCATCCTCAGCATGGCATGACATCATCACAGCTGAAACCCACTGAGTCATCCCTTAGCTGCATTGCTCAACGAGCTCATCAATCAATCAGTCGTTCAACAAACCTCCGAGGACAGGCCATTTCATGCCAGGAACTAGGGGCAGTGACCCACCAGAGCAAGCCCTTGCTCTCTGAGCGGCCACACGGTTGAGGAGAGACAGGCAGGTGAAACATATGGTTGCTGGTGATGACTGGAGATAAGCGAGGCAGGGTAAAggtcagggaactgaggcacaggcaGACTAAAGGAGAGAAAGGGTACAGCTAGGACTGAAATTCAGATCTGCCTGGTTCCAAGATGACTTCCTTTCCACTTCTGCTGACCCTGTCTGCTCTTGGGTTCAGGATGTTGctgctgcttctctttctctctagtCCGGAAAAGCGCAGACTGAGTGGATGGCTCACAAGGCCCCACGGCACCGCGTGAACGTGGTTGCAAAACCAGTTTCTAggctgaggaaagaaaaaaattttcacaaaGCGAGAGCAACCGTGCTAGTGAGAGAGCGGTCTTTGCTGCCACCTGCTGGTCACATGGTGGAACTGAGGCTGGACTTGATATTCCAATCAGTCCAGGGACATTTGTTTTCAGCCTCCTGAGTGCCCAGCAGTGGCTTAAATACTGcagggcagggtttctcaactggGGAGATTCGCCGCTCACTCTCCACCTGGGGCTTTTgggaatgtctggagacatttttggttgtcataactggggacgagtgctactggcatctagtgggagGAGGCCAGGGGCGCTGCTCAACTTCCACAGCGCACAGGATTCTCCCACCACAAAGAATCGTCTAGTCCCACATGTCAAAGTGCCGAAGGTGAAAAACCCTGCTAGGGGAATGAAGGGAATAATAACAAGAGAAAGCACTTGTGTTCTAAAGGAACTGACAACGCGGCTGAAAAGAAtctcattcattaaataaatatttaccaaacacCTGTTATGTGTCAAGAACTGTTCTGGGGGTCTGAGGACACGTCAGTGG from Balaenoptera acutorostrata chromosome 15, mBalAcu1.1, whole genome shotgun sequence encodes the following:
- the TMEM114 gene encoding transmembrane protein 114 isoform X1 — its product is MRVHLGALAGAAALTGALSFVLLAAAIGTDFWYIIDTERLERSGPGARDPAGAANRSQLEPLSSHSGLWRTCRVQSPCAPLMNPFWQENVTFSDSSRQLFTMHGTFVILLPLSLILMVLGGMTGFLSFLLRASLLLLLTGTLFLFGALVTLAGISVYIAYSAAAFREALCLLEEKALLDQVDIRFGWSLALGWISFIAELLTGAAFLAAARVLSLRRRQDQAI